The genomic window CTCAAATCTGGCTCTAAAAGGAAACTACCTGCAAGTAATCAGATTAGATCAGATTAACTAAATGAATTAACACTATAATACCCCACTCTACccacaaattatatatatttatggtggtctaaaatacaaaatgtgcaataaatttcactcactactgtatatgtgaacaggctgtatatactgtgctgtatatagtcattccttgtatatatttctgaagattgttgtgttgttattctgtgtaagtacattgagagccacaAAACCGAGTCAGATTCCTTTTATTACACATAAAAGGAATCTGACTCTGACATACTCGGCCAacaaagatgattctgattctgatatgAATTCAAAGTGTAAAGGAAGAtcaaataaaattcaattaaattagATATAAATTAACTAATCCAGCCCCTTTTGGGCAGATTTTAAAACACTACTGAAGCtatactgatactgtatatatgacaATGTttgctcaaataaaaaaaaattaaaaaatactgtatgatgTTGGCAAGCAGGCTGATGACTTTCTGAAAATAAAGCAGTACTTCAGGACTTCAATTCACCCATGTGACTGTCTGAGTTCACAAAACAGCTTCTTTGAAAAAAGACATTGTGAGTCTTCCTGGAAAACATTTGTTCACGCAGTTTCTTTACAAAGGGTGTTGTTTTTAAACTGctcacatttcttttaaatggTACCAGTTATTCTAGATGCCTTTCCTTCTTCCTTTTAAACTCATTTTGAAAGAATAAAGCCAAAGAGGAACCAGGAAATAtatgtagcacacacacacacacacacacacacacacacacacacacacacacacacacacacacacacacacacacaaattaccAGAAGCAAAGAACATATGTGAAACAAAgtgtttatatgtaaatgtgAGGACCAGGTTTCAATGACATTTGGAGAAAAGTTTGGCCATGAGCCGAAAGAACACATGCTTTAACTTTTAGTGTTCatttggaaatttaaaaaaaatacataataagtataaaaatgtacaaaaatgtaagATTTTCTCACAAACTACTGCACTTGAATGACAAAACTCTGGCACGTATCCCAGTATGTCTATCATATGTACTTTACTATTGTCTACTATTATTTTACTactataaaacaaatattataataatattacagatTGAACACagttttttggtttcatttttggCTCAAACACTCAACACTAAAATTCACTTCACCGACAGTGTGGCTCTATTGTGTCTGTGGTTGAGGGGATGGGGGTTTCCCATTAATGCTGCATCAGTCAGTGTTCTTAGAGCACCGTCTAGTGGCCAatagaggagctgcagctgagtaCTCAGGTGCTGATTGGTCACTGCTGGTAATGATAATACAGCCAAGAGCTAACAGCTAGCTGTGCAACCTCATCAGTTTTTAAAGACGAATGATAATAACACTAACATGATTTAggaataaatgtataattttttcCTGTAATTCCcctataaatattattaatttctcttttattaccaaaataaaaattgtttttccGTActaattttatacttttatgGTAGCATATCATTCATATTCATCAATtatgaaatatattatttactttcttgcagttatgagatactaagtcataaTGATGTGAAACAAATTTTGGTCAATGCAATCTATTAGCTGACAATGCAAATTTTAGAAGCAAAGCGAGAAGAGCTAATGATAAAGTCATATAATAGTATTCAAATTTTTGCAAAGCACATTTACAAGTCAACATAAATTGTATTTAACCATTTTAATTATATGTACCtgtattaatatataaataaaaatactggtTAATTGAAGTACtgttaaaaacattgtttattagtgtatttaatgttttacaggCTGATTATGACATGTTCACTTCAACTTAATGTATGGCACACTTAAGTATACTAATTGAAAGTATgctatttaaaaatatacttttagATACATTTAAGAATATTTTTCTAAACTGTTCATTCCTGCATTACATTAACTTGAGTACAACTTTATAAAACTGACTTGTTCTCTACTTTTGTAAAACACCCACACTAAATGATTAAAAGGAAAAGCAAATGTTTGGAACAAAGATGTAAAACACCCAACCTGAAGAAAAACCCTCCGACAACCATCTGTTTGAATCAGGTTTTATTTAAGTGCAGCTTGAGTTGAGAAGTTTTTTCAGAAGACACAGCGGAACAACCAGATGAGAATCAGAGCCTACACATCATAGTTCTAAACCACCGATGACGACCATCTGATGGACAGACCGCTGCCCACGTTTTTGTATCCATCTTTGATTTCCTGAGCCAACTTTTTCCTTTTATGAAAGAAGTTACATATTCCAGAATACATGAAAAGTGCACAAAAGCggcattgttgtttttgtaattggAGTTTGATCCAAACATTGACAGAAATAAGCTTTAGCCAGCCGCCTCAAGAGTTAGAATGATGGTCATACAGTACAGTGAAGAGAGTATCTGTGTGGCAGCGCTGTTTTAATCATGATACAGAGCAGAACATGTTGAAACTTGTGCTTGTGTGATTTGTCGATACAACTTTggcactgcattttttttttgactataATTATGACTATGATCTTTTTAAAGCTAATGACAAGAGAAGAAATGCCAATTACtgggacaaaaacaaacaaatattgaaGTAGTGGTATATATTTAATGTGGCTGCTGGACAGTGTAGCAAGATTTTTCTTCATTCAacttatatatttttgtttaattgtatGTTCTATAATTTTCCATGTGTTAACTATATTTCTAGGGTATTGTCTACCAATTCCTATGGACAATTTGAATATAATAAACAATAcactgggaaaaaaagagacttttAATTTAAGGTGGAAAAGGTTATTTAACAGCATGTAAGACCACATTTGAGACATTCTTATATTTTTCATAACAGGaaactgcagtgtttttattaccGGTTAGATTATTAAGAGCACGAGCAGAGGCGGAAATGATCAGATTTAGTTTTGAAGCGACAGAACGAGTGAGTGGGACAGGAGCTGAGCTTCAGAAATGAAGTCTATTACAGTAAATGAAGCTGCGAAAGGTAGCAATATTGAATTAAGGGTTATATGATTTCATATTGTAGTTTtctattacttttattttgaaatatatgaTGGCTCAAAGAGCGCTGCCACATGTCAGGTCCAGATGTGCTgatagcatgtgtgtgtgttcagggtcGGCAGCGCTGGATGAATCTTGGGTACAGGCAGACGTCTCTGATGTGATGTCTGTTCAGCAGCCAGGTGAGGAAACGCTCCAGACCCAGACCATAACCACCGTGAGGGCATGTGCCGTATttcctctgaaacacacacacacacacacacacacagagccgcCTGTTAATACACACcactacacaaacacagcaacacatcaAGGCCAAGTTCCCCTCCATGAATCCACAGGTCAGCAGGGTCTCTTCGACGCCCCGCTGTTATCAAGATTCAAACATTCTCTGcatcttttttcaaattttcatttcaacacCTCACTCAGGCATCTTGTACAGCTCATCTCTATATCATCATCTGTACATCGCGACATATGTCATTCTTAAAAAaggagatgaaaaagaagaCTTGCTGGTGTGTTACCTGGTCAGTATACCAGTAGTACGGGGTTGAGTCAATTCCCTCTCTCTTGTAACCATCCAGCAGCTCCTCAGCGTCCCAGATACGCATTGAGCCTCCGACGATCTCACCGACATTTGGCATCAGCACGTcgacctgcagacacacacacacacacacacaccagccgaGTCGGTCAGTTAgcctcacactcacacaccaagGCAGCGAGTTAATGTCAGTCAGTTATTCAGATAACAACCTCATGGCTTCCTGCACGGCTTTTAAGTGATAATCCATCCAAAATACATGGCCGCACTCCACTAGTCCACCAGTATACCTCCTGATTTTGTGGCCAAAGTTGAACTAGATTCGAGTTTGATCTTTGAGGTTCGTACCGACTCGGTGAGGCGTTTGTCCTCGGGGCAGCGCTGCATGTAGAAGGATTTGATCTCAGCGGGGAAACGACACAGCAGGATGGTCTCGTTGATGGTGTCGGTCATCAGCCTCTCCGGAGCCTCAGGAATGTCCTGAGACAACaagaaaccacaaaaaaaaaaaatatatgtaaaaacagaattaacTATCAAACTGAGGACAATAATTAAAAGGGGAGttcatggataaaaaaaaaaaaaaaaacataaaaccaattTTATAGGTTGAGCAATAAAGATTTGGGAAGCTTGCAGACATCCTCTCCTTCTTCATTGTAAATGCTCCTTTAAATTGGATGTAATCTGGACCGGCCAGCATATTCAATGGAGGTGAACTGTGGGCTGCCGGTTCAGTAAGGAGTCGAGAGCTCTGGAGAACGTGTGTTTTTAGATATTCTGATGGATGTGTCTCGTTCAGTCGTCACCTCTCCAAACTCGTAGAAGGTGCCGTCCTCCTTCTTGATGTTGTGTGCTTTGAGCCACTCGATGGCATCGGTGTAGTTCATCCTCTTGAATGGCCTCTTGGGAGGTTTGAAGGTctggaaaaatacattaaaaaagaaaatattaactatcaaatataaaatatctactCCTAGTGAAGATCATGTAATCAAAGGCTTCAGAATAGATACACAATGGACCATGAGAAGAGATGGTTTaatcaactgctgtttccacggtcaagaatgaacttaaAAGCTTGCGTTTatcaatcattaaaaaaaaaaaagtaaagacaCCCAGACACACCAAACTGTCTGTTCTGTGAAACAAATCAAGTGTGACGTACGGGGTTGATGTCATACAGCAGCTCAGCGGCGGGAGATTTGAGCACTCTGTCCACCACGTCACAAACCAGGTCCTCCAGTCTGTTCAGCAGATCATCAAAACTAATGAAGGGACACTCGGCCTCGATGTGAGTGTACCTGAACACAGACAATTAATTCATTagacatcaataaataattatcAGAATGTGGGAGGGTTACATGTTCAGGAGATAAAGGGGGGGGCAGTGTGGAGCTGTCTCAACCAGCAGCGGAATCTGCCGGCATCTTTAATAAGAAAATTATAATAGATTTGGCCAAACATTACTGTACTACTTGTAATTTAATATGCTGCTAAACGTTTTCATATATTAAACCCCAATATTTAGAAATTTTCTAAATGTCGGTATGATACATGTGTAGCGAATGAACCCGCCCGCAACGGTCAAAAGGGAAATTTCCTTTTGTCACTCTGTGCTACAAGCGCATCAATGTATCACTTATTAATCTGAATCAGGTCAAGATTAAGTGAGGAGAAAGTTTATGATCATAGTAATAAGGTCACAAGATTATAAAGACATAAAAGCTAAGATGCAGTAAAATACATTGATGTTGCCAGATCGTATTATATTTCTCTATCACTGCTTCCCGCACTGTTCTTTACAAAGCAGGTGAAAATATCACTTTCCTGATGTTTTGATTCAGTACTTGTTGGATTTTTACTCACACAGGATTTATTACACTTACAGTAATGAGCACAGTTGTAGTCAAATCGAGgaaaatgtttaacattttttcacttCACCTAGTTCGCGCTCTAccgcgggtgtgtgtgtgtgtgtgtgtgtgtgtgttgcactgctTCAGTATAAAACACTGTGTGTAAAACAATGTCCTAAGTGCATATTCAGGTCATTGCCGTCCACACTGAAACACAGTGATCACCTCCAACCACTAATTATATAGTGTAGTAAAACCTGATGGGTGCCTCTAAACATGATTACCAGTCCCACCAGTTTACCCAGAGCATAGCTGACCCGATTGACAACTACGTCTGTTCTGTCCTCTGTAAAGTTTTGTAGTGAAGTACTGACAGTGGTGTGTGCTAATCCCATTAATTACAATATTAAACAACATTTGGACCTGATCAAACTAACAGTTATAGAACAGTTCCCATATTTTATTTGCCAGTGATCCACACGAAGTCATGCTAGCTTCTAGCATCTTCGCCACTGTCACCAGATTCAGGTTGGgtacgtttaaaaaaaaaaaaaaacgcagatATTTTGGCCTGAATTTCCTTAATATCACACTATTAAATAAGAAGAATTTTCCTCTGGGTTTAACTATATTTGTCAACTTTCACTGATGCCTGAAGTGAGGtttctctgctgcttctctgctAGTTAAACCACACTGGGACATCACAAGAGCTAAAAACCTAAGAGTAGAATAGCATGCTCACTCAGACAGGTGCCTGCGGGTGCGGGACTGCTCAGCCCGGTACGACTGTGCAATGCTGAAGGTGTCACCCAGTGCAGGTATGCAGGTCTCCAGGTAAAGCTGGGAGGACTGCGTCAGGTATGCCTGTTCCCCAAAGTAGTTGAGGTTAAACAGCGTGGAGCCGCCCTCTACCTGAGTCTGCACCAGGGTCGGAGGAGTGATCTACATccggaaaaaaaaccccaaaaaaaccccaaaaagcTAGGTTAGAGGGCCTGTGAGGAcaacattgtgtgtgtctgcaatcAGATTCAACCTTTGGGTTCTATAGTTGGTAAAATAATTACCCTCAACTCTAACGAATCTTCTTATCTAATCTCTTATCCCTCCTTATGATTTGCAGGCTTTTAGTCGGCTAtctttactttcactttcaaaTTAAACTTCATCAGCTCTCAACTTTTGATGCAAGGACACCATTGGCTGATAAGTTACAGGAAACACTTCCTTCTGCCGGACATTGATAGCATTCCGCCGGAAAACAGGGTGTGGATTCTATTGTGAAGCTTACGGAACGTTTGTTGTGGTATTAAACCCAACTTCCTGTTACCACGCTATCAACCGCGACCGAAATCCTGAGAATTAATAACTAACTTTTACCTAGATATGTTCTATAAGGGATTTAGCTTTTATAAGCAGATCTGGTCATAGGTTCAGGTTTGATATTTACTACTATTTACTCTTTCAAAGACATCAGATGAGACGATAAGCTCAAGACTACAAACACAGATGAGCTTAGAGAATCTCGTTATTTAAATCAACCTGAAACTGTATCCAACATGGAACCAAACCCCAACGAcgactttttttcctttctctctaaAGTTAAAAACAATATTCACAATAAATCTGCAAATCACTGAGGGCTGAAAGTGCTTCACCTCATAGTATCCACGGGCGAAGAGGTGGTCTCTGAAGCACTGCGTCACAGTGGATCGCACTCTGAGGATCTTGGAGACGTTCTCTCCTCTGATCATCATGTGTCGGTTGTTCAGCTGGACGTCGACGTCAGACTCTTCGTTCACCAGGTTGTCGGCGCCGCCTGCTGGAGCTAAGCCAACCAGCTCCCAGAAGTCACAGTTCAGCTCGTGGCCTCCGGGCGCCTGCGAGAGGAAGACGAGAACATGTGCTGTTAGATCCATTAACGGGTTGCTGTCCAATTTCTGCTGTAATATTGTTTCTTAAATGTGGAGCAAAGATGAAACTTTGTTTCTGTGATCACGTTAGAAGATTAGAGAAACCTGATTTCTCCAGCTAAGTTTCTGCAGGAGAACACAGATTTCTTGGTCATGTATACGTGTAACCAAGTTTCTAATCAGCtctccatagactgtataaaaatatggacgcggttaccgtgacgtcacccgttgcTTGGCGTcagccgctccggccgtcgccagtacgtgactctgcctaactcccagccaatcaaaaatgggcaaagaggcgggccaaatggctgaaacaagccacctagcggctggcggacctgtcactcaaagcagccatgtccttcattatgcataactttacggcttcataaaatataaacgggtgagttataaaaaaattcacccccgtacGGTTGttatgaaaggggaaattagctatagcaacatggaggtctatggggattgactcgcttttggagcctcaagtggtcattcatgGAACTGCAGTTCTTGGCACTTCCGCATCGGCTttatttttcagccccggaggttgccgcttgatGTCATTAAATTCAAAGATTTATAAAATtctaaacacatttatttgccATATAATAACTTGTATCACTAAAATACATCATATAAATCGTTAGCCATGGTTCCAATAATATCATTTAAGTGAGAAATTATTTCTGAGCTGCTGCATGTATACATGGATTTTACAATAAGCAGGTTACTTCAATGTCTGTAAACATGTCTGATTTCTTGGAGGAACTTGGTTTCTTGTTTGCATGTACATGTACCGcaggtgtgtttacctgttTTCCCTCAGGAACCTCAGTAACAGTCCCGTACAAACCTACAGTACTCTCCGTGGACAACACCATGCCATTGTAGCACTGGCACTGAGGACAAGAACAAGAAAAGAAGTCAGTGGTACTGTACGTAGCATCGGAAAGAATGCGACCGTTACATTTGTCTTTGTATGATCGACAATTTCAACTTCAACAGATGTGATTCCCTCTTGTAGCTGTACATCACTCAGATATTCCGTTTCACTGGACAATatgtcacagtacagaagctgAAGACGCTAACTTCCGTTTCACTGGGACTTAAAGTGCTCCACACTCAACTCATGAGTGGAatacacaacaaaaactgaattgcTTTTCCTGTCAGTACTTCAGAATAAAATTACTCAGAAGCTTTGAGTTGTtttataaaattgaaaaaaaatttagatttaaaaCTTATTTATACCTTCACATATATACacttagagctgcaactattagtcaattagttgccaactattaaattaatcaccatgATCGATtaataacttaatttttttgtaagaaaaaaaaaatgccaacgtgctctgattccagcttctcaaatgttaaaatattctgGTTTATTTCTATGATAGGACACTGAGTATCTTTGGATTAtggtcaaaacaagacatttgaaccttaaccttaaccacgggaaacagtgatggacatttttcaccattttctggaccaagcaactaatcgattaatcaagaaaataatcaacagattaatcgatgatgaaaataacagttAGTTGCAGGCCTAGTTCTCACAGCTTAATTTTTTATATAACATGACTAGAGACTAAAAATAACAGCACAGC from Thunnus maccoyii chromosome 19, fThuMac1.1, whole genome shotgun sequence includes these protein-coding regions:
- the nars1 gene encoding asparagine--tRNA ligase, cytoplasmic isoform X1, with translation MATDITKGVEQVSVGELYVSEKCGSDQDGDGSQQKPFKTALKALVFAGKEPFPTIYVDSPNEGERWAVISKTQMKNTKKAFNREQMKTDSKDKREAEDIERREKNLEEAKKIIIEKDLSLPEPKPVKIHELASKRGQRVKVFGWVHRLRRQGKNLMFLVLRDGTGFLQCVLSDKLCQCYNGMVLSTESTVGLYGTVTEVPEGKQAPGGHELNCDFWELVGLAPAGGADNLVNEESDVDVQLNNRHMMIRGENVSKILRVRSTVTQCFRDHLFARGYYEITPPTLVQTQVEGGSTLFNLNYFGEQAYLTQSSQLYLETCIPALGDTFSIAQSYRAEQSRTRRHLSEYTHIEAECPFISFDDLLNRLEDLVCDVVDRVLKSPAAELLYDINPTFKPPKRPFKRMNYTDAIEWLKAHNIKKEDGTFYEFGEDIPEAPERLMTDTINETILLCRFPAEIKSFYMQRCPEDKRLTESVDVLMPNVGEIVGGSMRIWDAEELLDGYKREGIDSTPYYWYTDQRKYGTCPHGGYGLGLERFLTWLLNRHHIRDVCLYPRFIQRCRP
- the nars1 gene encoding asparagine--tRNA ligase, cytoplasmic isoform X2 is translated as MATDITKGELYVSEKCGSDQDGDGSQQKPFKTALKALVFAGKEPFPTIYVDSPNEGERWAVISKTQMKNTKKAFNREQMKTDSKDKREAEDIERREKNLEEAKKIIIEKDLSLPEPKPVKIHELASKRGQRVKVFGWVHRLRRQGKNLMFLVLRDGTGFLQCVLSDKLCQCYNGMVLSTESTVGLYGTVTEVPEGKQAPGGHELNCDFWELVGLAPAGGADNLVNEESDVDVQLNNRHMMIRGENVSKILRVRSTVTQCFRDHLFARGYYEITPPTLVQTQVEGGSTLFNLNYFGEQAYLTQSSQLYLETCIPALGDTFSIAQSYRAEQSRTRRHLSEYTHIEAECPFISFDDLLNRLEDLVCDVVDRVLKSPAAELLYDINPTFKPPKRPFKRMNYTDAIEWLKAHNIKKEDGTFYEFGEDIPEAPERLMTDTINETILLCRFPAEIKSFYMQRCPEDKRLTESVDVLMPNVGEIVGGSMRIWDAEELLDGYKREGIDSTPYYWYTDQRKYGTCPHGGYGLGLERFLTWLLNRHHIRDVCLYPRFIQRCRP